The Dioscorea cayenensis subsp. rotundata cultivar TDr96_F1 chromosome 18, TDr96_F1_v2_PseudoChromosome.rev07_lg8_w22 25.fasta, whole genome shotgun sequence genome includes the window CGGTTTAAAACTGTAAGAAAGCATTTCCCGGAAGCACACATCTGCCTTGTCCACATTACCAACTTTACTATGCGCATGAATAAGTGCTCTATATGTCCAAGAATTCTGCAATAGCCCGACCTCATGCATTTGTGATAAGTAGTCCTGTGCTCTGTCTATTTTCCCACTCTTGTAAAGCCTAGCTATAAGTGAATTGTAATATAATACATCCAAAACCACCCCTTGtccattatttttatctaaaatgtCACAAGCTTCAGTGATCCTACCTTCCTGCCAGTTGGCTGAAATTAATTTAGCACAAATCACTGCATCTAATTGCCAACCCTTCACAATCATGTCATCCAAAAATTCAGTTGCTAGCCTTGTCTCCACAAATAGACAGAACTCATTGATAACAACTCTATAATGATGTAGCGGTATACTTGAAACCTAATGCAACGGTATACATGAAACCGTTGATTTGCGCACAAATACCCGATAGCAAGCCCTCAATACACATTGATCAATGATAACCAGGATTGGgagaagagtaaaatcttattactcaagaaaataatGATTACAAAAACTGTCTTACTCTTGCCTGTAAGCTTACAATAAATTGAagaactaaaaatacaaaaaaaactctaaaaaggagataatttgaaaatatgccaaaaaaatggtaaattctcaaatttcatgagaaaataaaaagactaaACAAATACGGACTCTTGTCCAAAAGCGACACAAATCGAGATTTCTAgcctaaaaatataatgaaatcaattattactataaatgacaaaattagggtttttgagggcCCTAAATGATGGAATTTAGCCAAATTTTAGTATGACTCACAAGCTCatgaatttttgtttgttgacccatttttccatcaaattttacccataaaacccaaaaaaactcCATCTCCcaaaaaaatgaccaaaatgccccTATGCTAGGTTGAGTGCCATTTCTGCATAAACGCATAGGCTAGCTCCTCGATAAGTTCCGCATCATATAACTATCCAAATCAAGTGCCAGATCATGATTCCTCATTTCATCAAGCAAGTATAACACCCCCTTCACATCCTGCACTCGTAAATGAACTTCAATAAAAGTATTGTAACCCACTGCGCATGGCTTCAAACGCACACTATGCAACTCTTTCAAGAGCTCTTGTGCTTCACCCAATTTACCCATTCAACAAATTCCTCAGACAAAAAAAGTCATACTCCAGAAAGAGGGGAAGAATGCCAAACGCATCCATTTCAtctctaatcttgaatgcttcatCAACACTTACCTCCTTCACAAATCGAAAAATCAAAGGTGTATAAACAACAACATCAGGATTCAAGCCTAATCCACGCCCCTCATTTTGAAGcgattttcttcttttaatctACTGTGCTTACAAAAGCCATTGATTAGCAACTAATAAATGCAACGATCAACTATGAGGCCCTTCTTCTCCATATCCCTCTTCAATTCAAGTGCATCCTCAATATCACCACTTCTACATAACTCGCCAATCGGTGTATTATATTTCACATCATTAGGAACAAAACCCATGGATACCATCTCTCTGAACACCTCCCAAGCCTTGCCAGCATCCATATACTAGAAGTGCATTGCGGTCAATATAGTGAACGCACAAGAATTCCAAACAATTAGCTTTATGAGGACAAACtcattaattttcatatataaatgcATCTGATCAGTTTTACAAAGGTCCCACAACAGCACAATTCACAACACCGAACTAGGCTTAAATTGTAATGTTTGCCACCTTGATCTTGTTAACCAAGTTGACCAGAgatatttgttttcctttgacTGTTTGACCGAATTATAGGATTCGACTAGGTTTTTCTTCGATTGGCTACTCACCCGTGAGCTTGGTCTTATCGTGGTTGGTGGGAGAggcatccttcttcttctcctcctccttcttcttcgtcttcttcttctaaatagCAACCTTCCTTTGAGTTTTGGATTTGAAGAGACCCAGCCGTGATGAGGATCTCGAGTCATGACAATTTGGGTTGGCGTGCGAGAGGTTGGAGTTTCATCGATTGTTTCTTCATCAAGCTTCAGGTAAGCATCTGGGGTGTTGTGGATGAAGCttattgtcacacccaccccttctaccgaggtaaatgtggcacccatcagttaaaattccttTTTAGCGGGAGGCGACCTACcacttttaaacaaaatcggacttactgaaatcacatttctgactttacaccaactacgggttcaaatacataaatattatgaatactgataactcaaatttgcgagTACTGACGCTACTGAGATCCtaacaccaatgacaagaaataaagaaaggggaCCCCCTGCGGTCATGGACTCGAccacgactagctctatagtcgatcgaGGCGATCTAGGGTCCACGCTCCTGCGACTCT containing:
- the LOC120282764 gene encoding pentatricopeptide repeat-containing protein At5g39710-like translates to MDAGKAWEVFREMVSMGFVPNDVKYNTPIGELCRSGDIEDALELKRDMEKKGLIEVSSIPLHHYRVVINEFCLFVETRLATEFLDDMIVKGWQLDAVICAKLISANWQEGRITEACDILDKNNGQGVVLDVLYYNSLIARLYKSGKIDRAQDYLSQMHEVGLLQNSWTYRALIHAHSKVGNVDKADVCFREMLSYSFKPNDIIYTTVISGLCKAGNVAKAFSTIHSMLERGVLPDVQTYNIIINSLMKKRKL